Within the Pseudomonadota bacterium genome, the region AGTGGCCCGCCCGTGTCTTGTACCGCGATGCCGCGGGAGAGACCTTGGGTGGGAGTCAGCGCGATGCCGCGCACGTGATGCGCGTCGAGTTGAGCCAGAACCTCGATGGCGATCTCCCCATCCTTCGCGTGCAGCAGCGAGTAGATCGGTGGCAGATGTGCATCGAACCGCACATCCACGACGCTGCCGCGCACCGAGACGACCACGCCGACGTGCACGGGGCTAGTCTTGTCACTCATGTGACACTACCTTTCCTCCATGCCGCGAGGA harbors:
- a CDS encoding F0F1 ATP synthase subunit beta (produces ATP from ADP in the presence of a proton gradient across the membrane; the beta chain is a regulatory subunit); the encoded protein is MSDKTSPVHVGVVVSVRGSVVDVRFDAHLPPIYSLLHAKDGEIAIEVLAQLDAHHVRGIALTPTQGLSRGIAVQDTGGPL